A section of the Devosia rhizoryzae genome encodes:
- the ilvN gene encoding acetolactate synthase small subunit, giving the protein MNAHLQPTGSAYFLTQETQQTERHTLSVLVDNEPGILARVVGLFSARGYNIESLTVSETEHDKRLSRITVVVVATPKVLVQIKLQLERLVPVHKVHDLTAEGSYVERELALIKVRGTGDHRAETLRLADAFRAHIIDATVESFIFEVTGKPDKIDSFIALMAPLGLVEVVRTGLAAIGRGPEGM; this is encoded by the coding sequence ATGAACGCACATCTGCAGCCCACCGGCTCGGCCTATTTCCTGACCCAGGAAACCCAGCAGACCGAACGCCACACGCTCTCGGTTCTGGTCGATAACGAGCCGGGCATCCTCGCCCGCGTCGTCGGCCTGTTTTCGGCCCGCGGCTACAATATCGAAAGCCTGACCGTCAGCGAGACCGAACACGACAAGCGACTTAGTCGCATCACCGTTGTCGTTGTCGCCACGCCCAAGGTCCTGGTGCAGATCAAGCTGCAGCTCGAACGCCTTGTGCCGGTGCACAAGGTGCATGACCTCACGGCCGAGGGCTCCTATGTCGAGCGCGAACTGGCGCTGATCAAGGTGCGCGGCACCGGCGATCACCGCGCCGAAACCCTGCGGCTGGCCGATGCCTTCCGCGCCCACATCATCGATGCGACGGTTGAAAGCTTCATCTTCGAGGTAACCGGCAAGCCGGACAAGATCGATAGCTTCATCGCACTGATGGCGCCGCTCGGCTTGGTCGAAGTGGTCCGCACCGGTCTTGCTGCGATCGGGCGTGGCCCCGAAGGCATGTAA